One Manihot esculenta cultivar AM560-2 chromosome 6, M.esculenta_v8, whole genome shotgun sequence DNA segment encodes these proteins:
- the LOC110618182 gene encoding 40S ribosomal protein S9-2 gives MVHVSFYRNYGKTFKKPRRPYEKERLDAELKLVGEYGLRCKRELWRVQYALSRIRNAARMLLTLDEKNPRRIFEGEALLRRMNRYGLLDESQNKLDYVLALTVENFLERRLQTLVFKSGMAKSIHHARVLIRQRHIRVGRQVVNIPSFMVRVDSQKHIDFSLTSPFGGGRPGRVKRKNQRAASKKASGGDGDEEDEE, from the exons ATGGGAAGACATTTAAGAAGCCCCGTCGCCCCTATGAGAAAGAGCGATTGGATGCAGAGCTAAAGTTGGTGGGAGAGTATGGTTTGCGGTGCAAGAGAGAGCTATGGAGAGTCCAGTATGCACTGAGCCGAATTCGTAATGCTGCTAGAATGCTTTTGACTCTTGATGAGAAGAACCCTCGTCGGATCTTTGAGGGTGAAGCTCTTCTCCGCAGGATGAACCGTTATGGTCTATTGGATGAGAGTCAGAACAAGCTTGATTATGTATTGGCCTTGACTGTGGAGAACTTCCTTGAGCGCCGTCTGCAAACACTTGTCTTCAAGTCTGGTATGGCAAAGTCCATCCACCATGCCCGTGTGCTTATCAGGCAGAGGCATATCAG GGTTGGAAGGCAGGTGGTGAACATTCCATCTTTTATGGTGAGGGTTGATTCACAGAAGCACATTGATTTCTCCTTGACAAGTCCATTTGGGGGTGGGCGTCCTGGAAGAGTGaagagaaagaaccagagaGCAGCTAGCAAGAAGGCTTCTGGTGGAGATGGTGATGAGGAGGACGAGGAGTGA